The sequence GTTCTGTGAGGCTCTGAGCAGTCATACACCTCACCTGCCTTGGCAAACCTATTTTTGTTACATGGCAGCACAGATAAAACACTATGCATTGAAAACACTTTTTATAATGAGTTTAATCCGCCCACCCAAAAAAGGAATGCCAATTAAGTTGCTCTAATTGTGTCATCAACTTTAATCCTAGTACCTCAGTGTTCATTCCTGTTACTTgcatattttcttaaaagaaatagcTGTTGTTAATACCTTTTTGTTTTCCATTGTGCGAACACTACTGAGTAAGTGTAGGAGTTTTATGTTTACCATGTGAGTCTTGCAACAGTAAAGATATTTTGAATATCAGTCATGATGGCAATTTCTGTATTAAAAAAGTCTTAAATGGAACATTGTTTTTGAGATCAAACTCTCTGCATCCTCACAAAAATGGCCACTTTGCAATAAAAATTGTGGCatattacagaaagaaaaaaaagaatgaatgagtggaGATGTGAATAAAGAATGCATAAAGGATAGATTTAGTGAATTTAGCCCACAAAGTATAAAACAAACTAGGTACACAGAGATCTGTATATATAAATTTCCATATAAACATTTGGAATGAGTTCTTCTAGTTCTTTTATACTTTATTCCATCAAACAAACTCCAGATTACAAAGGAATATGTTATTACAGGGGTTATTGTCTTTCCGTGATGTAGCTGTGGACTTTACCTGGGAGTAGTGGCAGCTGCTAGACCCTGTTCAGTAGAACCTCTATTGGGATGTGATGTTGGAAAACTATAGTAACCTGATGTCACTGGGTGAAGACAACTTTCCTAAATATCTCAGCATAAGCTCAttaatctcctttattttttccattgctacaatTTATGGGCTCTAAAATCAGTGATTTCAAACTTGGATATTTTTAGATggtaaaaattcattttctttgtggTCAGATAGTGACTGTATGTACTTTCACTGTCCAAATGAAAGCTTTTTATTTGCTGATATTTAAACTGTGTATTCACTGAAACAAATTTTTTCCTCAGAAGCCCTAATAATGTTCAGGTTCTGTGTGAATACCTTTTGATAGGTTATCAAGCTATCAAGCCTGAAGCCATTGCCCAACTGGAGAAAGTTGAAGAACAAGAGATAGTAGAGAGGAAATTCCTAAGTCAGTACATTCCAGGTGAGTGCAACCAAAGCAGTAGGAATTAGTGGAAGGTACAGTTGGTCTTTGATGGGTTGAAGCTTTTgcttaggttttttaaaaataatttctcttagaGCCTCTGATCCTTTAAAAATGGCTTAGAATGAATGATATGGTCTTCAGTATGAATGATGCCTCCTCCACTTAGGTCCTTCTTCATAGGATTCAGGACTCTCTTGCTAGCCACTTTGGAGGAGATTTACCTCCCTGGTTCAGATCCTTGCCTATTTCTTTTTGCCCTTATTTTTTTGGTTAGTCTTTTCTTTTACAACCTCAATTTAACACAACCACCCTTCTCCACCTCTTATCCATGTTCATATACTTGTTCTATTATTCTGCCAAATACTTGTAGACTCTTCCCCAATTTTAATGACACCCATATCCCTCAGCTCATTACTTCTGTCCTTTGTCTAAAACTTCAGAATTACTATGATGTACCTTTGTTCTCACTTTCTGAATTCTCTTTGGATGTTGACTTGAGAATCCATTCCTCTCCATTTCATGATAatggtagaatttttttttttctagaaggaATCTCACAAGTTTATGATTGGTATCAGCAAGATATTATGAAGAATAAACTGGTGGACAGAAAACATGAGAATAaagcagtgaaaaaaaatttgCTCTGATCAAAGACTTTCTTCCATTAAGAGAAAGAGTTCATAAATATGTCTCAAAAGAAGTAAGTTTGAAGCAAAGTTCAGATTCAAAATTTCAGAGTAACAGCTGCATAAAAATTAACTCTGATAAGTTAAATGGAGACAGGAGACCTTTTTTACATACTATACAAGAAACTTCCCATACTCAAGTCCAATATTATGAACATAGTTCATGTGTAAAGGCTTTTGACATGATTACAAATGTTAAAAGACATCACAGAATTTACATAGAAGGGAAACTTTatgaatgcagtgaatgtccaAAGTCCTTCAGGTATAAGTCAAAGCTCCTCATACATCAGAGAACTTATacaggagagaaaccatatgaatgtgaTGAATGTCAAAAAGCTTTCAGTACAAAATGTCATCTCAGTCAGCACCAGAGAACTCATACAGGAGAAAAGCCATGTGGATGCATTGTGTGTCAGAGATCCTTCAGTACAAAGTATCATCTCATTCTACACCAGAGGACTCATACAGGAGAGAGACCCTATGAATGCAAAGAATGTGGAAAAGCTTACAGGGAGAAGGCAAAGCTCAGATTACATTACAGAACTCATACAGGTGAGAAACCTTTTGAATGTAGTGATTGTGGAAAAGTTTTCATCCAGAAGTCAAACTTGATTATTCATCAAAGAATCCACACAGGAGATAAACCCTATGGATGTAAAGACTGTGAAAAGGCCTTCTGTAGTAAGTCTCAACTCATCATTCACCAGCGAATCCATATAGGAAAAAAATCCTATGAATGCagggaatgtgggaaagccttcagtaaAAACTCACACCTCATTAGACATCAGAGTATTCACAAAGGAGAGAAACCATATGTATGCAGTGAATGTGGAAAAGTTTTTATATACACATCACAACTCATTGTCCATCAGAAAAGTCATATGGGGGGGAACCTTATGAATGCAAGgaatgtgggaaaacatttaataaaaagtCACACTTCATAACACACCAGAGAACTAATACAGGGGAGAAACCTTATGCATGCAGTGAATGTGGAAAAGCTTTTATAGACAATTCACAACTTACTGTCCATCTGAGAACTCAtacaggagagaaaccttatgaatgcaGGGAATGTGGGAAAGCATTTAATAAAAAGTCATCCCTCATTacacatcagagaattcataccgGAAAGAAACCTTATGAATAtagtgaatgtgggaaagcttttatAGACAAGTCACACCTCATTGTCCATCAGAGAACTCATACAGGAGAGAAGCCTTATGGATGCAGTGAATGTGGAAAAACTTTCATAAGAAAGACAATGCTTATTGTACATCAGAGAACACATACAGGAGAGAAACCTTTTGCCTGTCTTGAATGCCAGAAAGCTTTTAGCCATATGGCAATGCTCAGTAGACATCAGTTGATTCATACAGGGGAGAAGCCTCATGGGTGCAGAGAATGTGGAAAAACCTTCCACCAAAAAAGCCATCTTACTATCCATCAGCGATGtcatactggagaaaaaccctatgTATGCATTCCTTGTGGGCAGATCTTCAACCAGAAGTAACAGCTCATTAGACATCAGAGCTGTCACTCAGGAGAGAAACCATATCAATGTAGTGAATGTGGTAAAGCCTGTTTTGAGAAACCATACCTCAGTGTACATGAGAGAAATCACGCAGGGGAGAAACTGTATCAATGTAGTAAATGTGGAAAATCATTTTCTGTCAAGTTTTTTCTTACTTCACGTCAGgaaattcaaaaaggaaagaaatgtcaGGAACACATTGAGTGCTGGAAAGACTTTAGTGAGATGTCATATCACTAAATGCAAGAGAACTTGTATAAGTGACATTCTCTGAATGCAGTGAAAGGATACTTTTCCACCAATTTTAAGCTTTATAAGAATCAGAAAACATCAGGAGAGAAAGCTTCTAAAATCAGCAAATATGGGAAAATTGTCTCCCATAAGTGTAACCTCATATTCCAttaaggaaatcagagaagagcAATATGAATGAATTGTGAAAATCTTTTTTTGAGAGAAATCACATTGGCTAGCATGCAGAAATGCATCCTAAGTACAACAAATATTGGAGCACTTCAGAAAACATATGTCATCATAGTATAGACAATTTTCACTGAGAAAAAGAAATCCAACAAATTTGAACAGTGGAACACCTTTCCAACACATGACTTTTCCTACCAAACAATACAAATGATGGAAGACATATCTCTGGCATGAAATCCAAACTCATTGCGTATCAGAGAATATTTAAGGAGAAATGTAATGATGATGAGAATGGTTGTTTACTTATAGACAATTTTATGGTAGAAATCTTGATCATGCCACATTGCTGTGTATTTATAGAAACATAATACAAAGTAGCTGATTATGGAGAACAGGTAACCTGTGTGCCAAATGACACTTTGTTATGTGCTTGAATACATTGAATAGTCAGAGAAGTAAATTAAGAAACAGTTCCAGTTGTCTGGAATTTTCTCCCTGTCTGggtggtggttttttttcctaaaagtgtatataatgattttcaaatttcataagataatgaaagaaattttcagtCATGAAATTCCTGCTCCAGGTTCTATGTGTAGTAACCACCAAAAAATGCCAACATTATAAATATGCGTATTATATAAATTGCAAGGAATTTAATCAGGCTTAAGACGAAACAAGAATCCTGTAATACACTgccatataactttttttttttctctaatgctTACTGGTATATATAAATAGATCTGGGAATTCTCTTTTGAGTAATCTATTTAAGCAAGTTGTATTCCAATTGTCGGGAAAAAagcatacatttaaaataatgatatgtAAGGGTGATTAATTATAGTTCTGTTTCCATCTTGGTTCTGAAAAAGTGGAAGCAGCTGccattttcaaagaaatgaaTACTAAATGTTAGCTCTGTTGTTGATGTGGCTTAAATGGGGAGTGAGCATAGACTGGCCATACACAAAGTATCTTGATAACTCAAAAATATACCTCACCCCTTGTCCTTTAGACAGGAGTAGGGGAGAACATGGGAAGAACTGTATGAACTGCTTTTCCCAATACCATGGAAATAGTTGAAAATTCTGTTTAATAAGTCCAGTTTTTCTCCAGTTTGAGAAGATTCAAAAGGTCTCAGCTTATTAAAagtggttttttttgggggggggggggtggcaggacTTAACAATTATATTGAATGTGTCAGCATGTGAAACAGATAAATTCATACAATAGAACACTGAAACTGGCAAAAAAATGTGTGGCTTAGGTACACCCATATCAAAAGGATGCAAAAACTAGTTGCAGGGAAACAACTATGGCTCAATAgttgggctcccatataccatatgggaggccctgggttcacgtcctggggcctccttgtgaaggcaggctcgcctgcatgccacagagagctTCCCAGCCCggaagtgccatggagagctgactcagcaagatgtcacaacaaaaagacaaaaacaaaagacCGCACactgagtggacacagagcagacaacaagcaagccacaaggggggggataaataaaaataaatacagacacacagaagaatgcacagcaaatggatacagagcagacagcaagcaagtcacaagttGGGGAGGAATAAAACAAGCTAGTTGCATGctctaaataaattaattttaaaaaagcatttgtaTACAATCCATGGAATTGATACAACACGAAAGTTATGgtacaggatttttttaaaaactaagggagtggatgtagctcaagtgattgagcacctgcttcccatgtatgaggtcctgtattcaaactctggtacctcctaaaaacatgaaaaaccaactctcatttgggagtagttgtagctcagtggttgagtatctgtttctcatatatgaggtcctgggttcaatccttggtacctcctaaatgtgtgtgtttgtgtgtgtgtgtgtatagtagGTTTGTATCAGTTATCAATATATTGCCTTTCAGACCCAAACCTACCCTCTTTAGCTCTGCTTAGTGATTTTGGACTTGGAGCATGTGAACAGTTGTCCTTTTTCAGCTGGATAGTTTTAGGCATATTAGTAGAGAGGGCAGGAGGGACATTACATAGCCATAACAAGAAGAAGGGGCTTCTCTTTCTGGTTCCAATGTGATTATTTTCTTCTGATGTGGCTGCCAGCAGATTGGCATGCTAGAGTTCCATGGCCCTCACCTTATTGTCCCTAGCTGTTGATCTCCAGCTATCCTGCACCCTCTAAAGAGCCTCTCCATCATCAGTAGGCCACTTGCAGTGTAAAGTTGTGGCCTGCTGCCATACTACTGTGAGCCCTGTAGTCTGCTCCCTTTTCAAGTTCTTTTCCCCTTGACAGGCTACATGTACCTGTGGCAGCCACACTT is a genomic window of Dasypus novemcinctus isolate mDasNov1 chromosome 18, mDasNov1.1.hap2, whole genome shotgun sequence containing:
- the LOC101417392 gene encoding LOW QUALITY PROTEIN: zinc finger protein 84-like (The sequence of the model RefSeq protein was modified relative to this genomic sequence to represent the inferred CDS: inserted 1 base in 1 codon); its protein translation is MITNVKRHHRIYIEGKLYECSECPKSFRYKSKLLIHQRTYTGEKPYECDECQKAFSTKCHLSQHQRTHTGEKPCGCIVCQRSFSTKYHLILHQRTHTGERPYECKECGKAYREKAKLRLHYRTHTGEKPFECSDCGKVFIQKSNLIIHQRIHTGDKPYGCKDCEKAFCSKSQLIIHQRIHIGKKSYECRECGKAFSKNSHLIRHQSIHKGEKPYVCSECGKVFIYTSQLIVHQKSHMXGEPYECKECGKTFNKKSHFITHQRTNTGEKPYACSECGKAFIDNSQLTVHLRTHTGEKPYECRECGKAFNKKSSLITHQRIHTGKKPYEYSECGKAFIDKSHLIVHQRTHTGEKPYGCSECGKTFIRKTMLIVHQRTHTGEKPFACLECQKAFSHMAMLSRHQLIHTGEKPHGCRECGKTFHQKSHLTIHQRCHTGEKPYVCIPCGQIFNQK